Within the Glycine max cultivar Williams 82 chromosome 12, Glycine_max_v4.0, whole genome shotgun sequence genome, the region TGTCTtcccttaattttcttttgggcATCTAGAAGCTCAAATTCTAACCGTTATTTTGTGATTGATGGTTAGTTACGCATGTCCAGCACAATTATCGGTACATccggtaaaataataaaatatcatttttatctttctataaAGTTGATTCAGATTGACGAATTTATAAGTCCAGTATCAATTATTAATCCgtaaattttatatgaattggTCAATTCTTATATGAATTGATAATTTGAATTAAGTTATAGATTTATTAATCCTGATGAGGTCCAAACAATATTATATGGATTTGTAAATTGGCAAATCCAATAAAGATTGACCCATCTATATCATCAAAGATCGTGCAACTGATGTATTTGCTAATTGGGCGAGTGATGGTTTAGCTAAGTtagtttttttggcttttgaatcCTATAGAATTGACGATGTTCCTCTTCATATGCATATTGGTGATTTTGTTCATGATGGTGTAATGCTTGATggtcattttctttcttaatatcCTCATCCCGttcgtaaaaaaaataaaataataatagtattacAAAACTTATTAAAGGAACCTCACAAGTTACCTAAcatctataatttttattttagaaataataataataataataataataataataatgacccAAAATGAGTAATCCACTAGGATCAACCTAGTGGTGGAAAATTTTGGATAATATGTATGggaaaatttgttaaaaaattatatacgacgtgtttgtataatttatttatgtgaCATGGATATTTgccaaatgataaaaaagaatatcacatatttaaattcatattattttattttaattttaaagttttttggtCCTTTTATAATAGGTTGTCTTACAagttttttatacttaaaaattgtattacagttctatatatatatgtgactgtGTTATGGATTTATATTCATATGCCAcaagatatatattttgtgcATCCATTGTTTAAATTTCAACATAGAGTCACAAATCACATATAGAGACAGGTTGAATAAAttcttccacacaaaaatttaaagaaataaaaagatgatattaatcatatctttaaaattagaattaggtTATACGCTTTAACTTTTAGAAAATCTAGATGAAAGACCTACTTAAGATCTATAAATGAAATCTAAGTcgaaaaagaaatttattttattttatttacttatccTTTAATAAGTACTGGTTGAAAAATTCATATAAACTAGATCACGGCACCTTTCATTACGATTGCAATGACGCTATACCAGAACTCATTAAGCTTAATTATCCATGAGTTACTCATTTTTGGCTAGGCAACGTATTTAAAACGTATATCTAGAATCCACATGGCACATAATTAGCATAACTTGATATGATCAAATTCAATACGTCAAAGCATGACGCGGTGCCAATTGGCCAATATGCCCATACATTGACACAGCTTAAAGGAACAAAAGTTAATTGAAGCTTTCTTTATGTGACGTTTTGGGTTGAAAATGCAACAAATCAAGGAGCGGCATCAGGtttatataattgtatttttgcTTATCATCATCTTCTCGACAACGATTCTGTATCAATTAACAAGTAACAACTTACAAGTATCATTTAGCAATTAGCACATGTGACATGACGGAGCcctaatatcataattaatatctaaataATATGGAGCGATAGAGGCTATATTTTATAAACTGGCTCACTGACTCAGTTGAATTGCATCTCATTGGAGGAGGGCATCGAGGCTATATTTTAGAAtcagttttgtaaaaaaaaaataaaaaaattatagtaaaagATTTAagtctgattttattttttgtcacacCCAATGAAAccccatttttaatttaatttattaatatatatatatttaaaatatcatataatttaatttagattatatatataaaaaaaaaaaatgagccaTGCCTGTTCGGGTAGGCTATTAGGCTGGGCCAGTGGGCCGGACCATTTctaacaattctaaaaaaatcttttaaataaattaaaactaaaatatactatttgtaataaaatgtgtgatttaactattataatatataatttatattttcaattattatgaaaaaatgaaaCTGTGAAGATAAAATCTTAATTCACACACAAACGCGCAAGATATATATATGCAATTATAAGATGAGTTACCCCAAATCCGTTCGTGCCCTTGCATTTATTTGTCTATTGGAAAATATctcaagttgaaaaaaaaatccaaatctaAACTTAAATATGGTCAAATCCAATTTTCCCACTTAAAATAAGGTCAGGGTCAACaggttttaaatttaattgttgGCGACTGAGCTAGCTAGCATTGGATGCTGCAGCTAGTACAGGGTCTTCTTCAAAAACTATTGGTAGTTCTTTAGATTTGGTGGTTTGGAAAATCTGTGCCTTGTTTCTGTCAGATCTATTGTTGAATGGGAACTTTTTCACTATCAACTTTGTTATTGCATTACTAATTTGTGtgaaatttttcttttccttaacCAGAATAGATCTGAGTGTTTGTGTTGGTTGAGTTGTCGTCTGTAGGGTAACCGGAAGGGGAAGGGTGTGGGGAATTTTGGCCCAAACGGTATTTTGCTTATCTGTTTTGtaaaataatgaagaagaaaaaaaggaacaatGAAAACATGATTTTGTTACAGACTTCAtgacaaaatcatatttttattgtgttttgttttttcaccCCCATTTACTTAGTAGAAAtacatttttgttgtgtttccGTCCAAGGGAGAATTTGGGAATACAGCTAAAAGGCACCCACCTGAATAGTACCAATAGCAAAAGTGGTAGTGCAGTAGCAAAACCCTTGTTGAATTTCAGCTTACGGCGACCGAAAGGTTTAGTTGGCCCATGAAAATGATGTGAAGAGTCTTGCAATATGGCTTGTTTGGGCCGTTTGTTCGCTTCTTTGTTTTGTTgacgataaaaaataaattaaaccggttattaaataataaagatGTTGATTCTAAATTTATCAATTGATAATTGATTCAgtagtaattaaatatttatcacaaagtaatttaaatgataatttattattagatgacagtaaaaaaattacattgtccGTAAATAAGCATTAAACTCTTTATATTTCTAGTTTCTAATAAAGATTTTCAAATTTAGGTTTTAGTTGTCGACTTTTGCAGGTTTATTTCTTGCATGTTTCTTCAAACTCCAAATTCGGGCTCCTCAATAGTGAGAAAAGTGAGAGCTTTAACTTTTAAGagctaaaatttatatattttttaaaatatggacaattacttgttttaaaaattcGAGGACGAAtccaaaatgtaattttttttaaaagaaagactAATTATTAACCCTTAAATATATTCAGGCattaaagtataaataaaaacactacAATTCATGCTCTATTGCTAATGTCCCACTGAAAAAGCAGATACATACCAATGTAAGCAAAAACCATGGATCGAACCGTGGGTAGTGCAAATGGTATTTAGAATTTCCAATCAGGACATTCTTAATTTAAACGAGCATAACTTAACAGATGATTGAAACATGTCCTCTGCGGTTCGCTTGCAGCTCATAATCATACCATAACAAAATCAACGGGAAGTGTTAAACCAAATAGTAACGGGTTAAGTACGACCCATTGACGATGTAACGAGGTACAGATTTTAATCAAATCTTCTCATTCAACATAGGGCAAATATTGTCTAACGCATCCGTTAAGGTTTGgtgagcaaaaaataaaaaaccgaCAATCCAACTTATTTCAGGCAGCAAAATTAAATCAGGATGCTAAACTCTAGCAATTATTTCAAGTAATGTGAAGCATTCGTTTGGATCTCAATTAATCCTTTCCCAAAGATTTAAAGGGTTGCCGCTCAGTTGTCTAATCAAGCCAGCTATATCCGAATTTGCAAAAACATATCAAGAAAATCGATCCTGAAATTGATAGTTTACAAgctaaaaccaaaaagaaacaaacaggCTAACACACTCACTTTCTGCCTGGCTCCAATTTCATCTCTTGAAGATTCAACAATAGATCATCTGAATTCAGGTAAACCTTGTTTGCCGCATTTGATATAGTATGTGCAATCTCCCTTGCGGCTTCTATCTTCCTCAGTGTGATAAAAGCTGGATTGTTGGCAATAGCTTGCCCAATCAGTTGGGCACTTTTTGCTTCTCCCTGATCATTAAAAGATTCGTAAGAAAGGTCAGGGAGAACTGAACACACTTGGGATGCAAAAGTGATCTGATATGCAAAACAGCCAATACCAAACAATCTATGCTAAATTTAAAATCTCACTCTAAACTTAACAGGCAGATATGAAAAGGCCACTTGTTACCAAAGAAGAACCCAACATACTGATCAAGCaaagaaaaatcacaaattttccCATGAGTTTCAGGTGTTGTGTTTCAGAACAAGACCTAGTCAGAATAATGGCAGTATAGTCTAACCCAGCAGCATATAACATTTTTTCCTTAATACACAAACTGTATTGGAAATGTAAAATTTGCAGAAACTTGTACTAAGCACCAGTGTTAACTGCATCTATgcattaataatttatcatcaCCTGTGCTCTAATTACAGCACTTCTCTTGTCTTGCTCAGCTTTTTCCACAACAAATTTAGCCCTCTCAGCTTCTTGTGCAGCTACCTGCTTAGCTTCAATTGCAGCAGTAAACTCCTTGCCAAAAGTCAGACTAGTAATTGACACATCATCAAGGGCAATATTGAAGTTAGCAGCCCTTTCAGTTAGAATCTTCCGGATTTCCCGACTAACAGCCTACAAAGATTGAGATCAATTTAATGTTAAAGTTCAACACTCTCTCTTTGTGCTAGAAATGAATGTTTCAACTCAAATAAGAAAACATTGCATGGAACTAAAAAGAAATTCAGAGGGACATGATTcatgtgaatgaaacaaaaaagcAATAATACTTCTCTAGTTCATAAGATAATAAATCATCCTTaagaatttgattttgataacaTACGCATTGTACCATTCAGTAATGATAAACCGATTTCGGCAGAATATTTCCAAGGATGAATCACTAATGCATCTGTTGGGCTTCCAACaagttttgcaaaaaaaaaaaaaatcaaaattttgacaCCATCTCAGCAACAAGCaatctttttttaaatggttATTTGAGCTTTTCATGCATCATACAGATAAGGTTTGCTCCTTACCTCTCGCTGAGTAATAAGCTGGCTGGCATTGTACTGGGCAACCACGGCTTTCAAAGTTTCATGTATGATTGAAGGTAAAACCCTTTCATTATAATTCTCTCCAAGGGTCCGATAAACCGTAGGTAATTGGTTGGGCAAAGGGCGAGTAAGAACTCGAAGTCCAATTTTCACCTGTATAACATGCATGTACAATCAATAAAAGGTCAATATTGCACATGTTAAAatctttaaaacaaattttttttaaatcggtTTCTAGAAACCAAACATCCTATCATTCACAGAAGAGCTAAAAAAGGCACAGAACAACCCAGGACAGTGGGAGAAAGGACAATATGTGGATAGTGATGGATGCAGATACTTTCACCCATTAAAAACAAAGGCTAAACTTGAAAAGGTAAATTGGAGATTAGAGTATTTGATACTGATAAAGCATTTGCATAAGATATTTATACTTCAAAGCCAAATATCAGATGTCTAACAgcttaaaaattcataaataaatgattttaaaacatCAAATGGGAGGTGATGTAAATCTGTTTACATCATTTCAGATTAGGGGGCACCTATCAGGTTCTAGATATTAAATTGAGATAGATCGGAATGTATTCAACTAGATGAAAGAACCAATATTCCAACAGATTcaattattatactattaaatCTTATCATCTGAACTTCATAAGGTAAATATTGTCGTCCAGAAATTAACTTCAGGCAACAAGAATGAAATAGGCAAATAGCAGTCATGCAAAATCTTAAGCATTGCTTCTGCAATCCAGATTCCGGTAAAAAAATGGTATCAAAATTCCTATATAAAATAGCatgtctagaaaattaaaataaactaatatgaATGCACTTTTTACAATCTGATAACAATCATGTTTCACAGTTGTCGCAATCATGTCAGTGCCTCAGTGGTGAAGCATAATGGAACAAATCTCAGGTGAGAATATTACTTAGTTAGCTAAAGTTTGGCCCAGTAACAATGATGTGTGTAACAGAAGGACACAATAGTGTCTACACAAACATGCCATCGAAAAAGGAATTAAGGGCCAAAGTAGAGAAACTAATGCAAAAAGTCATGCAAATCAAGAGGAAGGTGTCAAAGATGCTCAAATCAATTTCATTTCCAAGAATACAATATGaaggtcagatttttttttttcagttgtaCGAATTTGATAACAAAACCATTTCTCTGTGACTACATGTAAGTCTTAGCAAAATGTATTTACCATCTGTAGATCACGACTACCAGATGTACTCTCAACTAGATGGGGTCGTGCACGGACATCATAGATAACAGGCCTCTCAAACCACGGAATCATAAAGTGTGTTCCTTCAGGATAGACCTGCACATTAACCAACATATCAATTTTACTACAACCACCATAACAGAACTCAAACAATGGTCACACACACTTATTAGTAATAACGAATCAATTTAGAAGGTAAATAGCTCTTCTGAAAAACATCAACCATAACACAAAGACTGCCACAATCATAACCGAGTAACAATCATCAAGCACTCCAATGCAGTAAACAGCAAaccgttttcaattttttttttcttcatataatAACCTTGTCTTTGACACCAACTAGACGGTTGAAAACAATGGCTCGGTGACCTCCTTCAACGTTGTAGAGACTGTTAGCAGCTGCATATAAACCAATTCCACCAAGAAGCCCAAGCTTCAGCAGCGCAGAGGACGCACCGCCGCCTGGAACGTTCGGAATCTTCATGTTCTTCAGATTCATCTTTTTACCTAATTGAACAGAAATGTTGCAGATGTAAGTACGTCATGTAAAGCTACAAATTTCGCATAGaggaaagaaaacacaagcACGTGATCCAGAATCAACGAACTTAaatgagaaaggaaaaaaaatgttcaccGAGGGGAGAATATTAATCGAATTTTGGGGAAAATTCTCAACAATTAGGACAAAAATAGAATTGAAATAGCTCGTGCTAGTTAGTAATAGAAGAATTTGCCggaaaagaaagggaaaatggAAAGGGATGTAGTACCTTGGAAATTTCCGATGGACGCCGAGAAGAGTGAGGGGTTTGGGGGTTGGTTGTTTGTTGCGGGGTTTATGTAGCGTTTTTCTGTAGGGTTTAAACTTTcccaacaagaaaaagaaaaggataataAATGCATTCCTGTTGCAAAATTTAATCGTCAAAGAATTCTAAAAAGTAAACATATCCGTGGTCATTTATGCCTCATAAGcccaatttacaaaaataaaaacattatcaaAGGGGTTACTATTTACACCTATCTATTTACTCTTAAcacctccttttctttttaaaattttagattaaatatGCTTTGGTTCATGtaagttcttattttttcagTTTTGGCCTCTATCagatatttttctcatttatagtcatgtaaatttatatattttttaattttagtctttataaacaCGAACTTATGaagactataaataaaaaaaaaatagaatcttaaaggaattaaatttaaaaagacgCAAtcttataaagactaaaaatgaacccaaaaaaaaagtatagcaatcaaaattgaaaaaaatatcaacttaCATGgactacaattaaaaaaattaacttataggAATCAAAACTGAAAAAATTCAACTtacagaaattaaagatatatttaagtgttttagataaaataaagaagTTCGATCTAATTCAcatttaactttattatttgaAGGAGGGAACTGAAACATTATAAATGTCAAACCTGCTAGGGATGACCAAAATATTTGTTAACCTTGCTTGAATCTCAACATAAACTAGAAACTACTACCATTAGACTATTTATTAACCAACTTGAATCGTGGACCATAGATTTTTGGGCGGatagtatttaattaattgtacTCACATGTAGCAGCACGGCTATAAGCACTAGTAAGTGTTTGTCAATTTAGTATTATGTTTTTTGTGGTAAACTTGGTAATCCAATAGCTGGTACTCTGGTATTATGTTCCTTCCTTTTCACAGTACTTCGTCTTATAGCTAAGAGATCAGAGTTTTCTATTCTCTCAGTTGAACAAGattcgtattttattttattttttaaaaataatgtcatgGATGGGTGGGTAAAACAACTCTGAAAAAAAGTGCATTTTTCAACCATATATAAAATTGGATTTTGGTCCCATCCTTCTCTAATAAGGACATCGCATCTGGACTATTGAGGTGGGTTGTGTAAATTACCGTTTGATGTTAATTTTACCTTCCACCATCTTgactaaaaatatttgtaagtgTTTTCAAAATGCTGATTAAGAAAATGATGAGTTAAGAAGGTACAAGCTAAGTAAGTGACTAAACAATGcttatatttttacaataaaaaatttcaaacactccatcttagtttttttatttttctgttattatTACACtgtattatcaattaaattaattatttatctttcatCTATTCCTTTCTCTCTCAAAATATTTACAACTCAAAGGctatttaataaacattttgCGTGAGTTAAAACCCTAACTACCGGCAACAAAAGATACTGGTGataattaacaatatttattCAATGCTGTAACAACCTTATCATTTGTGTTGGGTGTTTGAGATTATAGTCCTTGTATCTTATCTCATTCCTAAACCTCCCATATGTAACTAACCATACATTGTTACCGAAGTTGTATTTAAGT harbors:
- the LOC100793227 gene encoding prohibitin-1, mitochondrial, with product MHLLSFSFSCWESLNPTEKRYINPATNNQPPNPSLFSASIGNFQGKKMNLKNMKIPNVPGGGASSALLKLGLLGGIGLYAAANSLYNVEGGHRAIVFNRLVGVKDKVYPEGTHFMIPWFERPVIYDVRARPHLVESTSGSRDLQMVKIGLRVLTRPLPNQLPTVYRTLGENYNERVLPSIIHETLKAVVAQYNASQLITQREAVSREIRKILTERAANFNIALDDVSITSLTFGKEFTAAIEAKQVAAQEAERAKFVVEKAEQDKRSAVIRAQGEAKSAQLIGQAIANNPAFITLRKIEAAREIAHTISNAANKVYLNSDDLLLNLQEMKLEPGRK